A genomic stretch from Sphaerodactylus townsendi isolate TG3544 linkage group LG15, MPM_Stown_v2.3, whole genome shotgun sequence includes:
- the SHANK1 gene encoding SH3 and multiple ankyrin repeat domains protein 1 isoform X3, giving the protein MARYDAGGSPPQQQQQQQQPALSSSWPALGPRRRSVWYIYSDYIIKEKTVLLQKKDNEGFGFVLRGAKAQTPIEEFTPTPAFPALQYLESVDEGGVAWRAGLRMGDFLIEVNGQNVVKVGHRQVVNMIRQGGNNLMVKVVMVTRNPEMEEAMRKKAAPQQTRRLPPPAISLRSKSMTSELEEMVEKDYEPAMGPDKKRTVYQMALNKLDEILAAAQQTISVGDGCGSAGLPSLGKSRGTAKGYFSSEPSFDQHRLGQTSYERPSYLPASHPPGMMLRQKSIGAAEDEKPYLTPPPMKFSRSLSVPGSDDIPPPPTTSPPEPPYSTPPSASGRVTPSARSTFNPSAEAKLYSASLHQESYEPPSRPSARDKISLYRQESEQGAEGSTARGWRGHTPDLRYYNLPPRATNTAMYVPTKPMRRKGPLVKQTKVEDEQRQQQGAAASQMQASSAQAPSSALPEKSSIPIPTIIIKAPSTSSSGRSSQGSSMEAESQPEPAVPVPSLQLHNSMDFTSQFGAALVGAARRDREWYSEARRKSALFLSTEQPDSEAQQTPMPRLRHSKSIDEGMFSSEPYIQLNMVPGYGSSSGARSTSAYLQSRTAKAYGASTTSAFTSVCSSFLPQLQPHPAPLIHPLTGKILDPSSPLGLALVARERALKESQSQQESREDRHSRPSSPRFGDAPKTPESPGSSLLRLWGTSEQQQQRPASPRKDLESPRRPSPEQPPPTPTKAAPWEKTPEEGEKLELHVRFVENCRPMEEEEERVREGGKVEVAAPPPPQERVAEENGLPLLVLPPPAPSIDVDDEFVFTEPLPPPLEFSNSFDKPESPPKATNELPPAGAPPAPPAAPSTLDSTASSLTSYDSEVATLTQSGTAETKEAPHVNFSSVVSSIAIPAAEAPEAVTDSGIEEVDSRSSSDHHLETISSVSTLSSMSGEGTELLDTYITYLDGQVFGGSGAGSGGGAEKSPLQTKLRSRPFPGRLPVATPTSSTISVSACTENMFALTPAPPYHQQPAAAEPGKELQRKSPTLPWEEPKATPISTMKASIISELSTKLQQMGGVSWSRPPDAVAPFGSERPSSLQRQRLPDETSPSLISSKPVSSLFHNWPKSPQGKHPKSVDFDIRPALRRAPSPAALPSEHKISPAPRPSSLPILPSVPIYTGVFDLRSSPTSGGEHPFPGFPSGSRSLSPTHFLPPATDKPFGSKPLPFWTKYDVADWLEYLKLGEHRDRFLDNEIDGSHLPSLTKEDFIDLGVTRVGHRMNIARALKFFLER; this is encoded by the exons ATGGCCCGCTACGACGCCGGCGGGAGccccccgcagcagcagcagcagcagcagcagccggcccTCTCGTCCAGCTGGCCGGCCTTGGGGCCCCGGCGCCGGAGCGTCTGGTACATCTACAG TGACTACATCATTAAAGAGAAGACGGTGCTGCTGCAGAAGAAGGACAACGAAGGATTTGGCTTTGTGCTGAGAGGAGCCAAGG CGCAGACCCCCATTGAGGAGTTCACACCCACACCTGCCTTTCCTGCCTTACAGTATCTGGAGTCAGTGGATGAAGGAGGCGTGGCCTGGCGTGCGGGTTTACGCATGGGAGACTTCCTCATTGAG GTCAATGGACAAAACGTGGTGAAGGTCGGTCACCGGCAGGTTGTCAACATGATCCGACAAGGTGGCAACAACTTGATGGTGAAGGTCGTTATGGTAACCCGAAACCCAGAGATGGAGGAGGCCATGAGGAAGAAAG CGGCACCGCAGCAAACAAGGCGACTCCCCCCGCCAGCCATCTCCTTGCGCTCCAAATCCATGACATCTGAGCTGGAGGAAATGG TGGAGAAAG ATTACGAGCCAGCGATGGGCCCTGACAAGAAGCGGACGGTCTATCAGATGGCTTTGA ACAAACTGGATGAGATCCTGGCTGCAGCTCAACAGACCATCAGCGTGGGGGACGGGTGTGGAAGTGCAGGGCTTCCTTCCTTGGGGAAATCCCGGGGCACCGCCAAGGGTTATTTCTCCTCTGAG CCCAGTTTTGACCAGCACCGCCTTGGCCAAACCAGTTACGAGCGCCCGTCATACTTACCAGCCAGTCACCCACCGGGAATGATGCTCCGCCAGAAATCTATCG GAGCCGCTGAGGATGAGAAGCCCTACCTCACTCCCCCTCCTATGAAGTTTAGCCGTAGCCTTTCAGTCCCTGGTTCCGACGACATCCCCCCACCTCCTACCACCTCCCCACCCGAGCCCCCATACAGCACGCCCCCCTCAGCATCCGGACGTGTGACCCCCTCAGCCCGCTCCACCTTCAACCCCAGCGCTGAAGCCAAGCTGTATTCAGCTTCCCTCCACCAGGAGTCGTACGAGCCTCCCTCCCGCCCCAGCGCGCGCGACAAGATTTCCCTTTACCGCCAAGAATCTGAGCAGGGGGCCGAGGGATCCACCGCCCGTGGCTGGCGAGGCCACACGCCTGACCTCCGCTACTACAACCTGCCCCCGCGGGCGACCAACACCGCCATGTACGTTCCCACCAAACCCATGCGCAGGAAGGGACCGCTGGTCAAGCAGACCAAAGTGGAGGATGAGCAGCGTCAGCAGCAAGGTGCCGCTGCCTCTCAGATGCAGGCGTCCTCTGCACAGGCCCCGTCGTCTGCCCTGCCCGAGAAGAGctccatccccatccccaccaTAATAATCAAAGCCCCCTCGACCAGCAGCAGCGGACGCAGCAGCCAAGGGAGCAGCATGGAGGCAGAGAGTCAGCCGGAACCCGCAGTGCCTGTGCCGTCGCTGCAGCTCCACAACAGCATGGATTTCACAAGCCAGTTTGGAGCCGCCTTGGTCGGGGCCGCCCGACGGGACCGTGAATGGTACAGCGAGGCCCGCCGCAAGTCGGCTCTCTTCCTCTCCACCGAGCAGCCGGACAGCGAGGCCCAGCAGACACCCATGCCCCGTCTCCGCCACTCCAAATCCATCGATGAAGGCATGTTCTCCAGCGAGCCATACATCCAGCTGAACATGGTGCCCGGCTACGGCAGTTCCAGCGGTGCCAGGAGCACCTCTGCTTACCTCCAGTCTCGCACCGCTAAAGCGTATGGGGCCAGCACCACCAGCGCCTTCACCTCGGTGTGCTCCAGTTTCCTGCCACAGCTGCAGCCACATCCCGCGCCTCTCATTCACCCACTGACTGGCAAGATTTTAGATCCCAGCTCCCCCCTGGGGCTGGCGTTAGTGGCTCGCGAGCGGGCACTGAAAGAGTCCCAGTCCCAGCAGGAGAGTCGAGAGGATCGGCATTCGCGTCCGTCCTCGCCGAGGTTCGGCGATGCTCCGAAAACTCCCGAATCCCCCGGCAGCTCACTACTGCGCCTCTGGGGGacttcagagcagcagcagcagcggcctgcCTCTCCACGGAAAGACCTAGAGAGCCCTCGGCGTCCGTCCCCCGAACAGCCCCCTCCGACCCCTACCAAAGCAGCTCCTTGGGAGAAAACCCCCGAGGAAGGGGAGAAGCTGGAGCTCCACGTGCGTTTTGTGGAGAACTGCCGtccaatggaggaggaggaggagagggtccGCGAAGGGGGGAAAGTTGAGGTGGCTGCGCCGCCACCACCCCAAGAGCGCGTTGCAGAGGAAAACGGGCTGCCTCTGCTTGTgttgccccctcctgccccttccATTGACGTGGACGATGAGTTTGTCTTCACTGAGCCGCTCCCGCCACCCCTCGAGTTCTCCAACAGCTTTGATAAGCCCGAGTCTCCTCCCAAAGCTACCAATGAACTACCCCCAGCAGGGGCCCCTCCGGCCCCTCCCGCTGCTCCTTCCACCTTAGACTCCACGGCCTCCAGTTTGACCTCCTATGACAGTGAGGTGGCCACCTTGACCCAATCCGGAACAGCAGAAACCAAGGAAGCCCCCCACGTCAACTTCTCTTCCGTTGTGTCGTCCATCGCCATCCCCGCAGCGGAGGCCCCCGAAGCCGTGACCGACTCCGGCATCGAGGAAGTGgacagccgcagcagcagcgacCACCACTTGGAGACCATCAGCAGCGTCTCCACGCTCTCCAGTATGTCCGGGGAAGGCACGGAACTCTTGGACACCTACATCACTTATCTGGACGGGCAGGTGTTCGGGGGAAGCGGCGCGGGAAGCGGGGGCGGCGCCGAGAAGAGCCCACTGCAAACCAAGCTGCGCTCTCGGCCGTTCCCGGGCCGCTTGCCGGTGGCCACCCCCACCAGCTCCACCATCTCAGTTTCAGCCTGTACTGAGAACATGTTCGCCCTCACACCAGCCCCGCCCTACCACCAGCAGCCAGCCGCCGCCGAGCCAGGTAAAGAGCTGCAGCGGAAATCTCCGACGCTGCCGTGGGAGGAGCCCAAGGCCACGCCCATCTCCACCATGAAGGCCAGCATCATCAGCGAGCTCAGCACCAAGCTGCAGCAGATGGGCGGGGTGTCGTGGTCGCGGCCGCCTGACGCAGTGGCTCCCTTTGGTTCCGAGCGGCCCAGCTCCCTACAGAGGCAAAG gctcccTGACGAGACGTCCCCGTCACTGATCTCCTCCAAGCCTGTAAGCAGCCTTTTCCACAACTGGCCTAAGTCCCCCCAGGGCAAGCATCCCAAAAGTGTGGATTTTGACATCCGCCCAGCCCTGCGGCGTGCCCCGAGCCCAGCTGCCCTGCCCAGTGAGCACAAGATTAGCCCTGCTCCCCGGCCGTCCTCCCTTCCCATCCTGCCTTCGGTGCCCATATACACAGGGGTCTTCGATCTCCGCAGTTCACCCACTTCCGGTGGGGAGCACCCTTTCCCCGGCTTCCCCTCGGGCAGCCGCTCCCTGTCTCCCACCCACTTCCTGCCGCCCGCCACGGACAAGCCGTTTGGCTCCAAGCCGCTGCCTTTCTGGACCAAGTACGACGTGGCCGACTGGCTGGAGTACCTGAAGCTGGGGGAGCACCGGGATCGGTTCCTGGACAACGAAATCGACGGTTCCCACCTGCCGTCCCTCACGAAGGAGGATTTCATTGACCTGGGCGTGACACGAGTGGGGCACCGCATGAACATCGCCCGAGCCCTCAAGTTCTTTCTGGAGAGGTGA
- the SHANK1 gene encoding SH3 and multiple ankyrin repeat domains protein 1 isoform X6 — protein MGDFLIEVNGQNVVKVGHRQVVNMIRQGGNNLMVKVVMVTRNPEMEEAMRKKAAPQQTRRLPPPAISLRSKSMTSELEEMVEKVSPWKKKADYEPAMGPDKKRTVYQMALNKLDEILAAAQQTISVGDGCGSAGLPSLGKSRGTAKGYFSSEPSFDQHRLGQTSYERPSYLPASHPPGMMLRQKSIGAAEDEKPYLTPPPMKFSRSLSVPGSDDIPPPPTTSPPEPPYSTPPSASGRVTPSARSTFNPSAEAKLYSASLHQESYEPPSRPSARDKISLYRQESEQGAEGSTARGWRGHTPDLRYYNLPPRATNTAMYVPTKPMRRKGPLVKQTKVEDEQRQQQGAAASQMQASSAQAPSSALPEKSSIPIPTIIIKAPSTSSSGRSSQGSSMEAESQPEPAVPVPSLQLHNSMDFTSQFGAALVGAARRDREWYSEARRKSALFLSTEQPDSEAQQTPMPRLRHSKSIDEGMFSSEPYIQLNMVPGYGSSSGARSTSAYLQSRTAKAYGASTTSAFTSVCSSFLPQLQPHPAPLIHPLTGKILDPSSPLGLALVARERALKESQSQQESREDRHSRPSSPRFGDAPKTPESPGSSLLRLWGTSEQQQQRPASPRKDLESPRRPSPEQPPPTPTKAAPWEKTPEEGEKLELHVRFVENCRPMEEEEERVREGGKVEVAAPPPPQERVAEENGLPLLVLPPPAPSIDVDDEFVFTEPLPPPLEFSNSFDKPESPPKATNELPPAGAPPAPPAAPSTLDSTASSLTSYDSEVATLTQSGTAETKEAPHVNFSSVVSSIAIPAAEAPEAVTDSGIEEVDSRSSSDHHLETISSVSTLSSMSGEGTELLDTYITYLDGQVFGGSGAGSGGGAEKSPLQTKLRSRPFPGRLPVATPTSSTISVSACTENMFALTPAPPYHQQPAAAEPGKELQRKSPTLPWEEPKATPISTMKASIISELSTKLQQMGGVSWSRPPDAVAPFGSERPSSLQRQRLPDETSPSLISSKPVSSLFHNWPKSPQGKHPKSVDFDIRPALRRAPSPAALPSEHKISPAPRPSSLPILPSVPIYTGVFDLRSSPTSGGEHPFPGFPSGSRSLSPTHFLPPATDKPFGSKPLPFWTKYDVADWLEYLKLGEHRDRFLDNEIDGSHLPSLTKEDFIDLGVTRVGHRMNIARALKFFLER, from the exons ATGGGAGACTTCCTCATTGAG GTCAATGGACAAAACGTGGTGAAGGTCGGTCACCGGCAGGTTGTCAACATGATCCGACAAGGTGGCAACAACTTGATGGTGAAGGTCGTTATGGTAACCCGAAACCCAGAGATGGAGGAGGCCATGAGGAAGAAAG CGGCACCGCAGCAAACAAGGCGACTCCCCCCGCCAGCCATCTCCTTGCGCTCCAAATCCATGACATCTGAGCTGGAGGAAATGG TGGAGAAAG TCTCCCCATGGAAGAAGAAAGCAG ATTACGAGCCAGCGATGGGCCCTGACAAGAAGCGGACGGTCTATCAGATGGCTTTGA ACAAACTGGATGAGATCCTGGCTGCAGCTCAACAGACCATCAGCGTGGGGGACGGGTGTGGAAGTGCAGGGCTTCCTTCCTTGGGGAAATCCCGGGGCACCGCCAAGGGTTATTTCTCCTCTGAG CCCAGTTTTGACCAGCACCGCCTTGGCCAAACCAGTTACGAGCGCCCGTCATACTTACCAGCCAGTCACCCACCGGGAATGATGCTCCGCCAGAAATCTATCG GAGCCGCTGAGGATGAGAAGCCCTACCTCACTCCCCCTCCTATGAAGTTTAGCCGTAGCCTTTCAGTCCCTGGTTCCGACGACATCCCCCCACCTCCTACCACCTCCCCACCCGAGCCCCCATACAGCACGCCCCCCTCAGCATCCGGACGTGTGACCCCCTCAGCCCGCTCCACCTTCAACCCCAGCGCTGAAGCCAAGCTGTATTCAGCTTCCCTCCACCAGGAGTCGTACGAGCCTCCCTCCCGCCCCAGCGCGCGCGACAAGATTTCCCTTTACCGCCAAGAATCTGAGCAGGGGGCCGAGGGATCCACCGCCCGTGGCTGGCGAGGCCACACGCCTGACCTCCGCTACTACAACCTGCCCCCGCGGGCGACCAACACCGCCATGTACGTTCCCACCAAACCCATGCGCAGGAAGGGACCGCTGGTCAAGCAGACCAAAGTGGAGGATGAGCAGCGTCAGCAGCAAGGTGCCGCTGCCTCTCAGATGCAGGCGTCCTCTGCACAGGCCCCGTCGTCTGCCCTGCCCGAGAAGAGctccatccccatccccaccaTAATAATCAAAGCCCCCTCGACCAGCAGCAGCGGACGCAGCAGCCAAGGGAGCAGCATGGAGGCAGAGAGTCAGCCGGAACCCGCAGTGCCTGTGCCGTCGCTGCAGCTCCACAACAGCATGGATTTCACAAGCCAGTTTGGAGCCGCCTTGGTCGGGGCCGCCCGACGGGACCGTGAATGGTACAGCGAGGCCCGCCGCAAGTCGGCTCTCTTCCTCTCCACCGAGCAGCCGGACAGCGAGGCCCAGCAGACACCCATGCCCCGTCTCCGCCACTCCAAATCCATCGATGAAGGCATGTTCTCCAGCGAGCCATACATCCAGCTGAACATGGTGCCCGGCTACGGCAGTTCCAGCGGTGCCAGGAGCACCTCTGCTTACCTCCAGTCTCGCACCGCTAAAGCGTATGGGGCCAGCACCACCAGCGCCTTCACCTCGGTGTGCTCCAGTTTCCTGCCACAGCTGCAGCCACATCCCGCGCCTCTCATTCACCCACTGACTGGCAAGATTTTAGATCCCAGCTCCCCCCTGGGGCTGGCGTTAGTGGCTCGCGAGCGGGCACTGAAAGAGTCCCAGTCCCAGCAGGAGAGTCGAGAGGATCGGCATTCGCGTCCGTCCTCGCCGAGGTTCGGCGATGCTCCGAAAACTCCCGAATCCCCCGGCAGCTCACTACTGCGCCTCTGGGGGacttcagagcagcagcagcagcggcctgcCTCTCCACGGAAAGACCTAGAGAGCCCTCGGCGTCCGTCCCCCGAACAGCCCCCTCCGACCCCTACCAAAGCAGCTCCTTGGGAGAAAACCCCCGAGGAAGGGGAGAAGCTGGAGCTCCACGTGCGTTTTGTGGAGAACTGCCGtccaatggaggaggaggaggagagggtccGCGAAGGGGGGAAAGTTGAGGTGGCTGCGCCGCCACCACCCCAAGAGCGCGTTGCAGAGGAAAACGGGCTGCCTCTGCTTGTgttgccccctcctgccccttccATTGACGTGGACGATGAGTTTGTCTTCACTGAGCCGCTCCCGCCACCCCTCGAGTTCTCCAACAGCTTTGATAAGCCCGAGTCTCCTCCCAAAGCTACCAATGAACTACCCCCAGCAGGGGCCCCTCCGGCCCCTCCCGCTGCTCCTTCCACCTTAGACTCCACGGCCTCCAGTTTGACCTCCTATGACAGTGAGGTGGCCACCTTGACCCAATCCGGAACAGCAGAAACCAAGGAAGCCCCCCACGTCAACTTCTCTTCCGTTGTGTCGTCCATCGCCATCCCCGCAGCGGAGGCCCCCGAAGCCGTGACCGACTCCGGCATCGAGGAAGTGgacagccgcagcagcagcgacCACCACTTGGAGACCATCAGCAGCGTCTCCACGCTCTCCAGTATGTCCGGGGAAGGCACGGAACTCTTGGACACCTACATCACTTATCTGGACGGGCAGGTGTTCGGGGGAAGCGGCGCGGGAAGCGGGGGCGGCGCCGAGAAGAGCCCACTGCAAACCAAGCTGCGCTCTCGGCCGTTCCCGGGCCGCTTGCCGGTGGCCACCCCCACCAGCTCCACCATCTCAGTTTCAGCCTGTACTGAGAACATGTTCGCCCTCACACCAGCCCCGCCCTACCACCAGCAGCCAGCCGCCGCCGAGCCAGGTAAAGAGCTGCAGCGGAAATCTCCGACGCTGCCGTGGGAGGAGCCCAAGGCCACGCCCATCTCCACCATGAAGGCCAGCATCATCAGCGAGCTCAGCACCAAGCTGCAGCAGATGGGCGGGGTGTCGTGGTCGCGGCCGCCTGACGCAGTGGCTCCCTTTGGTTCCGAGCGGCCCAGCTCCCTACAGAGGCAAAG gctcccTGACGAGACGTCCCCGTCACTGATCTCCTCCAAGCCTGTAAGCAGCCTTTTCCACAACTGGCCTAAGTCCCCCCAGGGCAAGCATCCCAAAAGTGTGGATTTTGACATCCGCCCAGCCCTGCGGCGTGCCCCGAGCCCAGCTGCCCTGCCCAGTGAGCACAAGATTAGCCCTGCTCCCCGGCCGTCCTCCCTTCCCATCCTGCCTTCGGTGCCCATATACACAGGGGTCTTCGATCTCCGCAGTTCACCCACTTCCGGTGGGGAGCACCCTTTCCCCGGCTTCCCCTCGGGCAGCCGCTCCCTGTCTCCCACCCACTTCCTGCCGCCCGCCACGGACAAGCCGTTTGGCTCCAAGCCGCTGCCTTTCTGGACCAAGTACGACGTGGCCGACTGGCTGGAGTACCTGAAGCTGGGGGAGCACCGGGATCGGTTCCTGGACAACGAAATCGACGGTTCCCACCTGCCGTCCCTCACGAAGGAGGATTTCATTGACCTGGGCGTGACACGAGTGGGGCACCGCATGAACATCGCCCGAGCCCTCAAGTTCTTTCTGGAGAGGTGA